The sequence aaacttacatgattgcaagcttatgatctaggagatgtgagagttatatgatgtttaggagatagtctcttttaaattttttgtgatgaattttgtagattttgtgattgattactattcacatatcacctcacatgtatctcatgtctttgctagttgcacacactacacgagttactctttgctaaacattgtacatgttattgtgtgtgtttatggtctgaccaaccaagtttttgcaatcactttgaattatgtgcaaactaaatttgttgcttgaaaatttgtggagaatgcaaaattttttttggggaatattgggcttaaaattcttgtttggaaaatcatatcatctcatactcatgcatttttgttcttaaattttaatgctttgagctaaatcaacttgtttttcaaaaattttgtttttcctgaaaaatttggtgagcctctgcctgattcgatcgatccattctatttttcgaccgatcgaaatttttaaaattttaaaatttttgagagagggagtctctgtttgtttcgaCCGGTGGAGGctgattttcgaccgatcgaaactcgtgtatCTGGTTTTTTAAAAGGCaaaattggactttttcaaagtcactgttcaaactttttctttttctttctctctctccgcgttggctcttggctccaccatcaaatttttgtcgttttacttcaagatttttgcaaggtttttgtccttaaaagCCGGTAAGAtctttttgcccttctttttcaagtttatttcttgttttcatgcatttttcatgcattcttaTGGGTATTTTCAGCATCTTCAAaattattggggtttttgatgattcaagccaattcttgtgtaattgattaatgggtttttgtgccatgatgttatattgatgttccctatagtttaatttgatcaattttgtggtttttgaaaaattgaaaattctagggttttgaatttgatccgaattggggattttgtcaaattggcttaaattgatgaaattggcttctccaattgatgtaattggtcattattgttgttattatattATGTGCAATGATCGATtcgtcaattttttaaaaattgatcaagtgttttctttattttggggtttttgtgttaaaaacctttatgtgcaagccaattttgtaatttgaatctttttgactcaattcactgcattagcacatgcatcatgacatttaaacttattcatgcatcatatagattttgattctatttttttgtttttgtgctaacttgcagtctgcccttggttttggttttgtggtttttgttctttcgctctgtgttttgatccttatcttagcaccatgcctaggaaaactagaactcataggaccacttccacttcctctaaGTCTCCACCTAGAGTAGAGCTATTTAAGAATGAgaagtgtagagaagcctatgacacctTGAACTGTAGGCGTAAGATCTCGTCTGAGCGAGTTGTTGTGTTAGATGCTCTTGATCctgccattagggccaattttgagtctaggggttggttgcctctcatagcgatagatcatccacctccGACCGCCTTGATTAAAGAGTTCTactcgaatctctcttgccacctctatgattccaacacccttgttaggagttggatacgaggtgtagagtttaccattacccctcggttggtggctgaggctcttaggatgccggttgttcgggatgctgactatccctatgatgagacaccctctttagatgttgtcatgtcttacatcactaggtcatctatccagtggggttctgatcctcggatcacatccgctgagcttaccgagactgcctatctcttctttaggattgtgtgtcattccttgtggcctatctctcacttccacaccatccctttagagcgatgtgtgtttttgtacgcctttgcttctagagcgtctatcagttttcctcacttgttgcttcgttctttgaacgaggttcataggagttctgccgtagggcatgcgctgattcatcctatttttattcataggattctgctctatttaggtctagatggttttccatcaggtgagcctgttcatgtgatggctcccataggtgccacctttcttcgtcagagggctaCTCAGTTGAGAGTTcctccttctcgtcctagaggtgcgtcatctagtagtgttccccctcctccctcttatACAAGTATAGCTACTTCTGAGACTTCAGGTGTTGCTGCTAATGCTCatgctgctgttcctccaccgactgctacGGATGATTCAAACATTCGTCGCACGTtagatcatgtcttgaccgttcaggcggttcaaggacagattttggtggacgtgcttgatgagatccgtgccttgcgtgcggagttggcgcagtttagaccacctcccttttgatgatggatatcttatttgccctttggcattccgtcacaaaaaagGAGAGTACTTATAGTGTTTTTGCTTTCAGGAGgagacttttttgtttttggttggagcttgtggagttttagattgtatctaggtgcttcactgtgtacttaacatttttagctcttacctttttttttattggatattcatgatagggggagttttatgtttttgttggtactttatttgtttcttgtttcaaactgcttattgatttatatttatgagttattcattgatatatgtctttatttgtgtgttgtttgaaatcaagaagttattttgtttacttgtattatttccacacatgcggttatgcattttatttagtgtttcaggaaatatacaggttgattcaattgagctactgtctacacttgcaactgatggatagtagttaggattgaatttttgtttatgagcattattttgtaaagggcttttcattttgtaaactttgagcttctaagttgtgttttgtcacggattgccaaagggggagtttgttaggttctaaagtgtagatctttatgtatttagaactctaatttgtattgttgacaaactatgatcaaaacaatgtgtttagaaatgtttaaaactagctcaaagttgtatgtcaatgtaaagttggaatcgagtgtaaagcagaaagcactgtggctttcggcctggctcgatcgatcgaagcttaggctcgaccgatcgaagctcgggcagattgcttttctacagaattttccaactcagccctaattgttttaaaacatttttagggtttcttatttgtcctaagtataaaaggcaaaccctagccacgttttagtgttgctcatattgcggtttgtgtaaatctcttgtgagatctagaggagctttcctttacacaaacttagggttttcaaggaggagatattctctacaccttgatgatcaaaacagttgctgccattaaagcttaaagaatacacaagcggaggtgcttgtagctggtgggaatcgaaagaaagaaggagtacgtggattcggagcttgcacgtggtcgtgtcagtaagttctactggttggtagcattaggaagtcgagcgggggtgcttgtaagtccttttgtatgaacttcgattctttctgatagtggattcaagtttaccttgaggatagctaggttaaatcctccccaggtttttacttgtttggtttcctgggtgatcatatcgtgtgttgtttattttccgctgctttgcatgatttgatctttatctatatatatatataaaaccgaagcttttggagcttccacaattttccacgtcagcacatcatttaaaaaaaaaataataataacaaataataaaacaaaaaaaaaataataataaaaccataaCCACACGAATACCTTTCCCTTACACGATACCGGACAACAAACTCCATAACCACGCGAATACCTTTCCCTTTCCTCCATGGCCACACGAATAGCTTTCCATTTCACGATACCGGACCTTCTGCCTTCTCCGATTCTCTGCCACGAATACCTTTCCCTTTCCTCCATGGCCACACGAATAGCTTTCCCTTTCACGATACCGGACCTTCTGCCTTCTCCGATTCTCTGCCATTTCCTTTCCACGGCAAGACCCAACGATCCGACCCAACAGACCGATCCTCTGCCTCTCCCTTTCCACGGCAAGACCCAACAGCCCGATACCGATCCGACCCAACAGACCGATCCTCTGCCTCTTCCTTTCCACGGCAAGCCCATGGCCACAGATCCCACCATACCCATATCCAATTCGCTCAGTTTCCACTCTTCCCCAGCCCAATGTCGGTCGGCAATGCAACCGACCCAGCCCGTCGAGACCGGCCCAAAGGTATTATCTTataaacctaatatatatattaattttttttttctgaatccGAACTCTATATAGATTAGGACtctataactatatatataaacctgtcaagatgctttttttttttcacggctATTCAATTTCTaggtatgtttttttttttttttttttttttttttcacggctATTCaatttgtgtggaaactgagctatagattatttttttaccccagcctattttgtattctataattgattgaattgtagtttttgtgcacacataatcaatttaattttttttttgaattttagttatatgtttttgtgttaaaattagtgattgaattgtttttgtgtggaaactgagccacgggtttgaatttgtttagtggaaactgagctatagattatttttttaccccagcctattttgtattctataattgattgaattgtagtttttgtgcacacataatcaatttaattttttttttgaattttagttatacgtttttgtgttaaaattagtgattgaattgtttttgtgtggaaactgagccacgggtttgaatttgtttagtggaaACTGAGCGAGGTGGAGTTATCTACTTGCTTCCTGATAATCTTAGCGAAATTGGTGTGGAGTACGTTGAGGTTAGTTATTCATTACATTGTTcatactgaattttttttacattgtgTTATCATAGTATATTGTAGTGTTCTGTTCACAAATTTGGTTGCATCTTTTGTAGTACCAAATATCAAtccttatatttttaatataagaattCCTAAATAGTGTTCATATGGTTGCTGTTTTAATGAGTTTTATGGTTGCTGTTTATTAtggtcttttttttgtttttgtttttttacccAGTAGATACACATTGCATTAACAGTAAACACAAGGAAAGGTAGGAAACACATAAACTGGAAAACCAATTCTTGTGCTGCTGCAAACTTCAAAATTGAAACATTACAGGATTCTGCAAAAACAATTTACAGGAGTAAGCTTATCATTAGAGTTAGTTAGGTAGCTTAATGCGTGTAAGCTGAGTTTTAATTCTGTTATGCTACATCTGATGGCTGTTAGGaagtttgttattttattattttatctttccCGCCAGTCTGTTGCTTCATATGTAAAACAGAGCAATGTAATTCATTATTAGCTTAATACAATCAGTTTTCCAATTCACTCTCTCAAACTTGATACAAATCATCCCAGACCAGTTTGGGCATAGCAATCAAACAGTTATTCTGAACCTCTCTAACGAGAGAGGAAAAAACATGGTACTTAGGAAGCAACACTGTATAGGTGCCTGCAATATAAGCTACCAGTTGTGTTATCATAGTATATTGTAGTGTTCTGTTCACAAATTTGGTTGCATCTTTTGTAGTACCAAATATCAAtccttatatttttaatataagaattCCTAAATAGTGTTCATATGGTTGCTGTTTTAATGAGTTTTATGGTTGCTGTTTATTAtggtcttttttttgtttttgtttttttacccAGTAGATACACATTGCATTAACAGTAAACACAAGGAAAGGTTGGAAACACATAAACCGGAAAACCAATTCTTGTGCTGCTGCAAACTTCAAAATTGAAACATTACAGGATTCTGCAAAAACAATTTGCAGGAGTAAGCTTATCATTAGAGTTAGTTAGGTAGCTTAATGCGTGTAAGCTGAATTTTAATTCTGTTATGCTACATCTGATGGCTGTTAGGaagtttgttattttattattttatctttccCGCCAGTCTGTTGCTTCATATGTAAAACAGAGCAATGTAATTCATTATTAGCTTAATACAATCAGTTTTCCAATTCACTCTCTCAAACTTGATACAAATCATCCCAGACCAGTTTGGGCATAGCAATCAAACAGTTATTCTGAACCTCTCTAATGAGAGAGGAAAAAACATTGGTACTTAGGAAGCAACACTGTATAGGTGCCTGCAATATAAGCTACCAGTAATGCTCTGATAGACCAATTTATGAGGAGAGGTACGTCGTGCCACTTCTCTGTGAAAAACGGCTTCCGTAATCGTTGCTGAAGCCAAAAGTGGACGAATACTGAGGTAGTGGATAGACCAAAAGCTAAAGTATTGGCTATTAAtatctttttggaaaaaattattgcTTTATGCAGATTGGAATTTTAAGCCATGTTTTCTTAACGTCACAACTAATAAATTATTGCATGGTTTCTTGACTATATCTATCCCCATTTGGATTGTtcctccttttttattattttttaatttgcttCTTCCTTTACAGCGGCTCAGCTTTCTCACACACAAACCTCCTTGACCAACGCAATCATTAAACCTACATTAGTATCTGTAGGAGCGTTTCTAGGTTGTTTGTATGTGATCCTCATATCTGTAGGCCCATACCCATTTTCTTTTGGTGAACTTATACAAACCGAGCATTTGGTTGACTTTTATTGACTCAGCTAAGGactaatctaattaattagcaGTAATTTACACAATcatggtcaatttttttttttttttttgaggggaaaaTCATCGTGATcaaattaaattcaagttttgatTTATGAGAATTTATTCTAACTTTCTATatgaggatatatatatatatatatatatatatatatatttgggtgaGAATCTTCTATCTGAGAATTTAGCTCAATTACTATGTGGATCcgtaatttttataaaattacggATTAGGATCCTCTATAGTTTAATGTAATTTCATCATAATGTAAATAAACTGGACTGGGCTGTAATTAATCAAAAGGCCAGTCATACTCTACTGGCTACTGAGCTCActtttaaaatgaatttcacAAAACTTATGCAGGTCGGTCATTACAATCAAAGGCCCTTAACATAATGAAAggtatcataagattttgttaagTGAGATGCATTTATGTCGCATTCAAATAATTTCTAGCATCATctacattaaaaaattacatgatctcccttaaggtttttttaaattacatgaTATTCCTTCttatttcaaattgatcaatatcctttgaattgaaaattattattgacTAATCACCCTCAATGCTCTAAAAATCAAtgctttgaaattattttaacGAGTTacttataaagaattaaataaaatgtctgtttttttttttttcataagagtTGTTAtccttattttctattatttctaatttaaaaaaattatgctcTCTCTTACAGGAAGTAGGGTGCTTCAAAAACTCTGAGTTTACttttaatataacaaaaaaccaaaacttaatTACTGAATGATGAACAATGAGTTCATGAGAGATAAGTGCAATTGTCAAACCGGTTGGTAACAAATTTTCTTGAGAGGTGAGAAAGTCGAAGATAAAATTAGCATTTAATATTTACTACTTTACTTCAGTGtacaatttgaaaaatgttactTTTGTTAGGAGCCCGATGAAGTCATCCTTCCCGTGCGAATAGAAAATCtgaaaggaaaacaatttgttttccaaatataactaaataactATAATCTCAACTATGGATGGGAATTCTTCACTATCAAGAAACTTTTTGACTCTTGAAGAAATTGACAAAGCAATTCAGCTTGATAAAATGACAGAAGTaagtattatttaatttagcaaaattacaaatatgatatttaagatGTATATGTTCTAATACATTCTTCAACCTGTTTTATTGCTAGGTTTACATCAGTGATACTTCAAATGAATGTAGCAACAACTTATCAATTGAAAAAGATGGTGattgtacaaaatttcaaaaacttgatgtTCAAACCAATGTGCAACTCACACCAACATCTGtactcaaggaaaacaaaagagCATATTCAGGGACTACTAcaaagcaacaaaggaagaagatacaaaaaacactttaaagttgtcttccaatctctaagattttctatgcacaatttggttttaaagaatttgtgattttgaCACTAGAGATGTATtggaacaaaagaaatttttttgcttttatgcacaatttggttttaaattgaaatatagaagaattaaactcttatatttagttatttgaagATTTCTTTTAGTATAGCGTTAACTGTTTGTCTATATACatttaatttctaaatattgtagtattctctttacatttaaaaaactCATGAGActcaatttgaattgtaacttatcatgtttaaataatttattttgaattttaactaATTAATATTTGCATTGGTATGTTGTTGAGATTCAATAGTTGTGTCTTTAAAATCAAGAGGAATTCAAAAACAATATCTAAACTTcaatgttttttaaatataatgaatgcattgaatatttagtggaagacatcaaataaatgaaattgaaaaataagaatgtGCTACCAGAGAATCGATGCTGAATTCCAATAgttaatgtcacatcatttggaaaaaattggtagctttcccgtgcatcgcacgggttagcgactagttattgtGATAAcgtagacttgtttaattggactaaataacaacttggctaattacctaggtttaatcaattgtttaaggggtctaaaaactatcagcagccaacatccttctcaagttggtgattaag is a genomic window of Quercus lobata isolate SW786 chromosome 2, ValleyOak3.0 Primary Assembly, whole genome shotgun sequence containing:
- the LOC115974302 gene encoding uncharacterized protein LOC115974302 — its product is MATRIAFHFTIPDLLPSPILCHEYLSLSSMATRIAFPFTIPDLLPSPILCHFLSTARPNDPTQQTDPLPLPFHGKTQQPDTDPTQQTDPLPLPFHGKPMATDPTIPISNSLSFHSSPAQCRSAMQPTQPVETGPKWKLSEVELSTCFLIILAKLVWSTLRLVIHYIVHTEFFLHCVIIVYCSVLFTNLVASFVVPNINPYIFNIRIPK